The following are from one region of the Harpia harpyja isolate bHarHar1 chromosome 4, bHarHar1 primary haplotype, whole genome shotgun sequence genome:
- the LOC128141506 gene encoding neurogranin isoform X2, with product MDCCNEGACTKLDEDILDIPLDDPDANAAAAKIQASFRGHMTRKKIKGGEIDRKTKDAECANSTRGSDLRNGD from the exons ATGGACTGCTGCAAC GAGGGAGCCTGCACGAAGCTGGACGAGGACATCCTGGACATCCCCTTGGACGATCCCGACGCCAACGCGGCGGCCGCCAAGATCCAGGCTAGTTTCCGTGGCCATATGACCCGCAAGAAGATCAAAGGCGGTGAGATCGATCGGAAAACCAAGGACGCCGAGTGCGCCAACAGCACCCGCGGCAGCGACCTCCGCAACGGCGACTAG
- the ESAM gene encoding endothelial cell-selective adhesion molecule, producing the protein MGALPRAALALAALLGVSSAVLEVHVGTGSVFSVEGQQAVLPAWYTSRSQKKPYVTWLLDKDDADPFQILTYLDGMVKVEETDLKPRVGFLYPVLTHNISVFINATREHDSGQYMCTVNVVDDDSGTGKNIGVINLTVLVPPASPACQLHGNPAVGANVTLSCASEKGKPSPAYQWQRTAPTLQVFFPPAQDRARGTLKLTNLSLEMSGVYVCVAENRAGSAKCSIVLEVHSTSTKAVIAGAVLGSLGALATVIFFAQRVVGYRRKKRDSQEEAANEIKEDAVAPKTPSWARSPASDTISKTSTLSSIAGTREKPYGAKPPSDTASILTATGSYRGPPPRGGGRTPNLSPPAVNGAPQHCQDPAPPPGLLPPSSLARAGAVPIMVPAQSRAGSLV; encoded by the exons ATGGGCGCGCTCCCGCGGGCCGCGCTGGCGCTGGCTGCGCTGCTGG GTGTCTCCTCGGCCGTGCTGGAGGTGCATGTGGGGACAGGCTCGGTCTTCTCCGTGGAGGGGCAGCAAGCGGTGCTGCCCGCCTGGTACACCAGCCGCTCCCAGAAGAAGCCCTACGTCACCTGGCTGCTGGATAAGGACGATGCCGACCCCTTCCAG ATCCTGACCTACCTGGACGGGATGGTGAAGGTGGAGGAGACGGACCTGAAGCCCCGCGTGGGGTTCCTGTACCCCGTCCTCACCCACAACATCTCGGTCTTCATCAACGCCACCCGGGAGCACGACTCGGGCCAGTACATGTGCACCGTCAACGTGGTGGACGACGACAGTGGCACGGGCAAGAACATCGGCGTCATCAACCTCACCGTCCTGG TGCCGCCAGCCTCCCCCGCCTGCCAGCTGCACGGCAACCCCGCCGTGGGAGCCAACGTGACGCTGAGCTGCGCCTCCGAGAAGGGGAAGCCCTCGCCCGCGTACCAGTGGCAGCGCACGGCTCCCACCCTGCAGGTcttcttcccccctgcccagg ACCGGGCCAGGGGCACCCTCAAGCTGACCAACCTCTCCCTGGAGATGTCGGGTGTCTATGTCTGCGTGGCCGAAAACCGAGCGGGTTCGGCCAAGTGCAGCATCGTCCTGGAGGTGCACTCAA CTAGCACCAAAGCCGTCATCGCCGGTGCCGTGCTGGGCTCCCTGGGTGCCCTCGCCACTGTCATCTTCTTCGCCCAGCGGGTCGTCGGCTACCGGAGGAAAAAACGTGATAGCCAGGAGGAGGCAGCCAACGAGATCAA GGAAGACGCCGTGGCCCCCAAAACCCCCTCGTGGGCGAGGAGCCCAGCTTCGGACACCATCTCCAAAACCAGCACCTTGTCCTCCATCGCTGGCACCCGGGAGAAACCCTACGGAGCCAAACCCCCCTCCGACACCGCCTCCATCCTCACCGCCACCGGCAGCTAccggggacccccaccccggggaGGGGGACGCACCCCCAACCTCTCCCCCCCCGCCGTTAACGGGGCCCCCCAGCATTGCCAGGatccggccccccccccggggttgTTGCCCCCCTCCAGCTTGGCACGGGCGGGCGCCGTCCCCATCATGGTGCCGGCGCAGAGCCGAGCTGGCTCCTTGGTGTGA
- the LOC128141506 gene encoding sperm surface protein Sp17 isoform X1, producing MSIPSSSTTLRLPAGFKNLLEGLALEVLRAQPADVVAFAAQHFQMLLEQREDSSADLAVWGARLDDEVLTQPLFQEPGEDKEKEDKDKEEEKAGEQAGSVASTDTEGACTKLDEDILDIPLDDPDANAAAAKIQASFRGHMTRKKIKGGEIDRKTKDAECANSTRGSDLRNGD from the exons ATgtccatcccctcctccagcaccaccCTACGGCTGCCCGCCGGCTTCAAAAACCTGCTGGAGGGGCTGGCACTGGAGGTGTTGCGGGCACAGCCCGCCGATGTGGTGGCCTTTGCCGCTCAGCACTTCCAAAtgctgctggagcagagagaGG acaGCTCAGCTGACCTGGCAGTGTGGGGAGCCCGGCTGGACGATGAGGTTCTCACCCAGCCTCTTTTCCAG GAGCCAGGGGAGGACAAGGAGAAGGaggacaaggacaaggaggaggagaaggcaggggagcaggcaggcagcgtCGCATCCACAGACACA GAGGGAGCCTGCACGAAGCTGGACGAGGACATCCTGGACATCCCCTTGGACGATCCCGACGCCAACGCGGCGGCCGCCAAGATCCAGGCTAGTTTCCGTGGCCATATGACCCGCAAGAAGATCAAAGGCGGTGAGATCGATCGGAAAACCAAGGACGCCGAGTGCGCCAACAGCACCCGCGGCAGCGACCTCCGCAACGGCGACTAG